A genome region from Portunus trituberculatus isolate SZX2019 chromosome 18, ASM1759143v1, whole genome shotgun sequence includes the following:
- the LOC123505813 gene encoding spindle and kinetochore-associated protein 1-like: MSSVSEVETFQDLDAHLRNKADVLQVCVTLRVGWGSDTVEEVEQVAKELKTMKQDISGYRSSLSSAREELTTAFALLKKMQELSLRLKHLKEYLPQHMPQPAVQQKSHSMKPPSVESEDQTPTVQPKETPRPTGRKAPKQISKVEFITMVEFESIPKYIRGRLQYAQVNAAVVEINKTLQTKYNLLSRPRAKLSELNMKIVGECQRQENKETKGLHFVVDSDIKRWSSLKMDTAGKSLLTMLRMLKRLREVRGPGNLVRYAVLT; encoded by the exons ATGTCCTCAGTCAGTGAAGTGGAAACCTTCCAAGATTTGGATGCACACTTGAGAAACAAGGCTGATGTCTTACAG gtgtgtgtgaccCTGCGTGTTGGTTGGGGTTCAGACacggtggaggaagtggagcagGTGGCTAAGGAGCTGAAGACAATGAAGCAGGACATTTCAGGTTACCGCAGCAGTCTCAGCTCTGCCCGTGAAGAATTAACAACTGCCTTTGCCCTCCTGAAGAAGATGCAAGAGCTCTCTCTCCGCCTCAAGCACCTGAAGGAGTACCTCCCACAGCACATGCCCCAGCCTGCAGTGCAACAGAAGTCCCATTCCATGAAACCCCCAAGTGTGGAAAGTGAAGACCAGACTCCTACTGTTCAGCCAAAG GAAACCCCAAGACCTACAGGACGGAAGGCCCCCAAACAGATCTCTAAGGTGGAATTCATCACAATGGTGGAGTTTGAGTCTATTCCCAA ATACATTCGAGGTCGCCTGCAATATGCCCAGGTGAATGCTGCTGTGgtggaaataaataagacactACAGACCAAGTATAATCTGTTGTCACGACCTCGTGCCAAACTGTCTGAGCTGAACATGAAGATTGTTGGAGAGTGTCAGCGACAGGAGAATAAGGAGACTAAAG GATTGCATTTTGTGGTAGATAGTGACATAAAGCGGTGGAGCTCGCTAAAGATGGACACCGCTGGGAAGTCTTTGCTCACTATGCTAAGGATGCTGAAGAGGCTGAGAGAGGTGCGGGGACCTGGCAATCTGGTGCGTTATGCTGTCCTCACCTGA
- the LOC123505582 gene encoding surface protein-like has protein sequence MRLVHLARVFVAVALLSLMVGGRTEEEEEEAAEQAQDPHSRARYRIRDITNIITSRLKNFLAKPPKDNAEASVTNRPKKGVNDSPGRFEDDMRVFPASTQAEDADAVLENTPAHGGSDCHSKGEFCDAQESSTSDDSDAPGAVLSEAEESSTSTSDDDADRPGAAPEADESTSSSDDDQPGVEVSNTSFKTVSRDDRDFFPSDDAVYPNTPLYDAEESSTSDNYADTTTSSEDDYEASLTPEHLMLDDHVSAGALPAMSVPVEYVDGNVVADEMEDNSVCSSLEGSAPCDDVGDCSADSDDNSDFDMEDDSYDDDGDDDIVDVDDYDDMESDSDDDTDDSDKDSDDNIEDILSEGDGDADHRSTANGTDDAKDLHE, from the exons ATGAG ATTGGTGCACCTGGCAAGAGTGTTTGTGGCGGTGGCTCTGTTGTCGCTGATGGTGGGCGgcaggacggaggaggaggaggaggaggcagcggaGCAGGCCCAGGACCCACACAGCAGAGCGCGCTACAGGATCAGAGACATCACTAACATCATCACTAGCAGGCTGAAGAACTTCTTGGCCAAACCACCCAAGGACAATGCTGA AGCCAGTGTCACTAACAGGCCAAAGAAGGGAGTGAATGACTCACCCGGCCGGTTTGAGGATGACATGAGAGTGTTCCCCGCCAGCACTCAGGCAGAGGATGCTGATGCTGTACTGGAGAACACACCTGCCCATGGTGGCAGTGATTGCCACTCCAAGGGTGAGTTTTGTGATGCTCAAGAGTCCAGCACCTCCGATGATAGTGACGCTCCTGGGGCAGTGTTGTCAGAGGCCGAAGAGTCCAGCACCAGCACctctgatgatgatgctgatcgTCCCGGTGCTGCACCAGAGGCTGATGAGTCCACCTCTTCCAGTGACGATGACCAGCCTGGTGTTGAGGTGTCCAACACTTCATTCAAGACTGTTTCCCGTGACGACAGAGACTTCTTCCCCAGTGATGATGCTGTCTATCCCAACACTCCGTTGTATGATGCTGAGGAGTCCAGCACCTCTGATAACTACGCTGACACCACCACTTCCAGCGAGGATGATTACGAAGCATCCCTCACCCCCGAACACCTCATGCTGGACGACCATGTCTCAGCTGGAGCTCTTCCTGCCATGTCCGTGCCTGTTGAATACGTGGATGGCAATGTTGTTGCTGATGAGATGGAAGACAATAGTGTTTGTAGCAGCTTAGAAGGCAGTGCTCCTTGTGATGACGTAGGTGATTGTAGCGCTGATTCTGATGATAACAGTGATTTTGATATGGAAGATGATtcatatgatgatgatggtgatgatgatattgttgatgttgatgattatgatgacatGGAAAGTGATTCTGATGATGACACGGATGATTCTGATAAGGATTCTGATGATAACATAGAAGATATTCTCTCTGAAGGAGACGGCGATGCTGACCATCGCAGCACTGCTAATGGTACAGATGATGCCAAGGATCTTCATGAATAA